A region from the Aeromicrobium choanae genome encodes:
- a CDS encoding C40 family peptidase encodes MRFRTAAATVAASAFVAGSFIAVSPANAEPEVTEADVEKAFDQAEAANETLNQLTEDADDLDARIDEVGAEIRKIRKVFTVQRDELGADIVQQQLEQPLGPTVGLLASQDPDLFIEGLSAIDALNTTRADALESFTRTRVELEKRQTQLAEHERELDAKLAKAEKTKKKLVDSYQKAKSDFALLSAAQQSEMNAGDVDAVQNAGAGAAKKAIAFAMSQLGEPYVYGGTGPDSWDCSGLVMKAYAAAGVSLPRVVGPQMSAGRSVSAGDLAPGDLVAYPSMSHIGIYLGGGKVIHAPRPGKSVEITSLSSGFGVYARVS; translated from the coding sequence GTGCGCTTTCGCACCGCTGCGGCCACTGTGGCCGCTTCGGCCTTCGTGGCCGGTTCGTTCATCGCCGTCTCACCCGCCAACGCCGAGCCCGAGGTGACCGAGGCCGACGTCGAGAAGGCCTTCGACCAGGCCGAGGCCGCCAACGAGACGCTCAACCAGCTCACCGAGGACGCCGACGACCTCGACGCGCGCATCGACGAGGTCGGTGCCGAGATCCGCAAGATCCGCAAGGTCTTCACGGTCCAGCGCGACGAGTTGGGCGCCGACATCGTCCAGCAGCAGCTGGAGCAGCCGCTCGGCCCCACCGTCGGCCTGCTCGCCAGCCAGGACCCCGACCTCTTCATCGAGGGCCTCAGTGCCATCGACGCGCTGAACACCACGCGCGCCGACGCCCTCGAGTCGTTCACCCGCACGCGGGTCGAGCTCGAGAAGCGCCAGACCCAGCTCGCCGAGCACGAGCGTGAGCTCGACGCGAAGCTGGCGAAGGCCGAGAAGACGAAGAAGAAGCTCGTCGACTCCTACCAGAAGGCCAAGTCCGACTTCGCCCTCCTTTCGGCCGCCCAGCAGTCGGAGATGAACGCCGGCGACGTCGACGCGGTGCAGAACGCGGGCGCCGGCGCCGCGAAGAAGGCCATCGCGTTCGCGATGAGCCAGCTCGGCGAGCCCTACGTCTACGGCGGCACCGGCCCGGACAGCTGGGACTGCTCCGGCCTGGTGATGAAGGCCTACGCCGCGGCGGGCGTCTCGCTGCCGCGCGTCGTGGGCCCGCAGATGTCGGCGGGCCGTTCGGTCTCGGCCGGCGACCTGGCGCCCGGCGACCTCGTGGCCTACCCGAGCATGTCGCACATCGGCATCTACCTGGGTGGCGGCAAGGTCATCCACGCCCCGCGCCCCGGCAAGAGCGTCGAGATCACCAGCCTGTCCTCGGGCTTCGGCGTCTACGCGCGCGTCTCCTGA
- a CDS encoding AMP-dependent synthetase/ligase: MTTENSNAVPARAWGTLSLDVLDRLDAHRDRVSLRRVVDGEWIDVTLGQFHQEVTAAAKGLLAGGVAHGDRVALLAKTRYEWTVLDYANWWIGAVTVPIYETSSAPQIAWILADSGATHVFYENDEHRARIDEARPETPELASSRPIEDVLTSLAAEGTSIDDETLEARRAAVVEDDLATLIYTSGTTGRPKGCELTHANFRAELWGANERLEVMFAPDDAATLLFLPLAHVFARIVQVGAIRFGSVLGHTADIANLVDHLGEFQPTFVLAVPRVFEKVFNSASTKAYSEGKGKIFDAAVRTAIAYSRATESGKPSLSLRAKHGLYDKLVYGKLRAALGGRAKYAISGGAPLGDRLGHFYRGVGLNVFEGYGLTETTAALTVNHPGAQRIGTVGPPLPGVEVRIGDDGELLFRGPQVFQAYWNAEAATRDVLSEDGWFSTGDLGEVTEDGFVKITGRKKELIVTAGGKNVSPAILEDRVRSHPLVSQCLVVGEGKPFVAALVTIDAEAWEGDLDDPELLAQVQKAIDDANSQVSRAEAIRKFAIVEEDWTEENGYLTPSFKVKRHMVVRDLHDTIEALYVR; encoded by the coding sequence GTGACCACGGAGAATTCGAACGCCGTCCCCGCGCGCGCGTGGGGAACCCTGAGCCTTGACGTCCTCGACCGGCTCGACGCCCACCGCGACCGCGTGTCGCTTCGTCGCGTCGTCGACGGCGAGTGGATCGACGTCACGCTCGGGCAGTTCCACCAGGAGGTGACGGCCGCCGCGAAGGGCCTGCTGGCCGGCGGAGTCGCCCACGGCGACCGCGTCGCCCTGCTGGCCAAGACCCGCTACGAGTGGACCGTCCTGGACTACGCCAACTGGTGGATCGGTGCGGTGACCGTCCCGATCTACGAGACCTCGTCGGCGCCGCAGATCGCCTGGATCCTGGCCGACTCGGGCGCCACGCACGTGTTCTACGAGAACGACGAGCACCGGGCCCGGATCGACGAGGCTCGTCCCGAGACGCCCGAGCTGGCGTCGAGCCGGCCGATCGAGGACGTTCTCACCTCGCTGGCCGCCGAGGGCACGTCGATCGACGACGAGACCCTCGAGGCGCGCCGCGCCGCGGTCGTCGAGGACGATCTCGCCACCTTGATCTACACGTCGGGCACCACCGGGCGCCCGAAGGGCTGCGAGCTCACGCACGCGAACTTCCGCGCCGAGCTGTGGGGCGCCAACGAGCGCCTCGAGGTGATGTTCGCGCCCGACGACGCGGCCACCCTGCTGTTCCTGCCGCTGGCGCACGTGTTCGCTCGCATCGTGCAGGTGGGCGCGATCCGCTTCGGCTCCGTGCTCGGCCACACCGCCGACATCGCCAACCTCGTCGACCACCTCGGAGAGTTCCAGCCCACGTTCGTGCTCGCCGTGCCGCGCGTCTTCGAGAAGGTCTTCAACAGCGCCAGCACCAAGGCGTACTCCGAGGGCAAGGGCAAGATCTTCGACGCCGCCGTGCGCACCGCGATCGCCTACAGCCGCGCCACCGAGTCGGGCAAGCCGTCGCTGTCGCTGCGCGCCAAGCACGGCCTCTACGACAAGCTCGTGTACGGCAAGCTCCGTGCCGCCCTGGGCGGCCGCGCGAAGTACGCGATCTCCGGCGGTGCCCCGCTGGGCGACCGTCTCGGCCACTTCTACCGTGGTGTCGGCCTGAACGTCTTCGAGGGCTACGGCCTCACCGAGACCACTGCCGCGCTCACGGTGAACCACCCGGGCGCCCAGCGCATCGGCACCGTCGGTCCGCCGCTGCCCGGGGTGGAGGTCCGCATCGGCGACGACGGCGAGCTGCTGTTCCGCGGGCCGCAGGTCTTCCAGGCCTACTGGAACGCCGAGGCCGCCACGCGCGACGTGCTCAGCGAGGACGGCTGGTTCTCCACGGGCGACCTCGGCGAGGTGACCGAGGACGGATTCGTGAAGATCACGGGCCGCAAGAAGGAGCTCATCGTCACCGCGGGCGGCAAGAACGTCTCCCCCGCGATCCTCGAGGACCGCGTGCGGTCGCACCCGCTGGTCAGCCAGTGCCTCGTCGTCGGCGAGGGCAAGCCCTTCGTGGCGGCCCTCGTCACGATCGACGCCGAGGCGTGGGAGGGCGACCTGGACGACCCCGAGCTGCTCGCCCAGGTCCAGAAGGCCATCGACGACGCCAACTCCCAGGTCTCGCGCGCCGAGGCGATCCGCAAGTTCGCGATCGTCGAGGAGGACTGGACCGAGGAGAACGGCTACCTCACCCCCTCGTTCAAGGTGAAGCGCCACATGGTCGTGCGCGACCTGCACGACACGATCGAAGCGCTCTACGTGCGCTGA
- a CDS encoding SRPBCC family protein codes for MARTVSDIVIEAPAGAVMSVIAAFPDYPDWATGMREVTVLETDAQGRPLDVRFVVDSAPIRDTFTLRYDWRDELLVTWSLVPEDATMLSAMDGSYSLDAVDAGRTRVTYQLSVELKLPLLGMLKRKAEKVIVDTALKGLKRRVESQVGA; via the coding sequence ATGGCGCGCACGGTCAGCGACATCGTGATCGAGGCTCCGGCGGGGGCCGTGATGTCGGTCATCGCCGCGTTCCCCGACTACCCCGACTGGGCCACCGGCATGCGCGAGGTCACCGTTCTGGAGACCGATGCACAGGGTCGTCCGCTCGACGTCCGCTTCGTCGTGGACTCGGCCCCGATCCGCGACACGTTCACGCTGCGCTACGACTGGCGCGACGAGCTGCTCGTCACGTGGAGCCTCGTGCCCGAGGACGCGACGATGCTCTCGGCGATGGACGGCTCCTACTCGCTCGACGCCGTGGACGCCGGCCGCACGCGCGTGACCTACCAGCTGTCGGTCGAGCTGAAGCTCCCGCTGCTGGGGATGCTCAAGCGCAAGGCCGAGAAGGTCATCGTCGACACCGCGCTCAAGGGACTCAAGCGCCGGGTCGAGAGCCAGGTCGGTGCCTGA
- a CDS encoding ROK family glucokinase produces MPERLAVGIDVGGTKIAGGVVDEDGRILARTQRATPSTDPAAVLDAIAGIVEEFRDRYPVRAVGVGAAGYVDVTGSSVVFSPHLAWRNEPLRDAVVRRTRLPVLVDNDANAAGWAEWRFGAAQNLADVVLVNLGTGIGGAMVLDGKLYRGHSGMAGEFGHQRVVDDGLPCECGNRGCWEQYASGRVLERRARAAVAEGTDIGRALVELAGAVDLVDGATVGRLSSEGHEEAQAWVGDVGRWLGIGLANLAASLDPAIFVIGGGVSRTGEFLLQPARAAFAEHLTGRGYRSEARIVAAHLGNDAGLVGAADLARLRARRRRPASPGYSVRGPAVARSGRRRRRRPR; encoded by the coding sequence GTGCCTGAGCGGCTCGCCGTCGGGATCGACGTGGGCGGCACGAAGATCGCCGGGGGAGTCGTCGACGAGGACGGCCGGATCCTGGCGCGGACCCAGCGGGCCACGCCCAGCACGGATCCCGCGGCGGTGCTCGATGCGATCGCCGGGATCGTCGAGGAGTTCCGTGACCGTTACCCCGTGCGCGCGGTGGGCGTGGGCGCCGCCGGCTACGTCGACGTCACCGGGTCCTCCGTGGTGTTCTCGCCCCACCTGGCGTGGCGGAACGAGCCGCTGCGCGATGCGGTCGTGCGGCGCACGCGGCTGCCCGTGCTCGTCGACAACGACGCCAACGCGGCGGGCTGGGCCGAGTGGCGCTTCGGTGCCGCCCAGAACCTTGCCGACGTCGTCCTGGTGAACCTGGGCACCGGCATCGGCGGAGCCATGGTCCTCGACGGGAAGCTCTACCGCGGGCACTCGGGCATGGCGGGCGAGTTCGGCCACCAGCGCGTGGTCGACGACGGGCTGCCGTGCGAGTGCGGCAACCGGGGCTGCTGGGAGCAGTACGCGAGCGGGCGCGTCCTCGAGCGCCGCGCCCGTGCCGCCGTGGCGGAGGGCACCGACATCGGTCGAGCCCTCGTGGAGCTGGCCGGCGCCGTCGACCTGGTGGACGGCGCCACCGTGGGCCGCCTCTCGTCCGAGGGCCACGAGGAGGCGCAGGCCTGGGTCGGTGACGTCGGCCGCTGGCTGGGCATCGGCCTGGCGAACCTCGCGGCCTCGCTGGACCCCGCGATCTTCGTCATCGGCGGGGGAGTGAGCCGCACGGGGGAGTTCCTGCTTCAGCCCGCGCGTGCCGCGTTCGCCGAGCACCTCACTGGCCGCGGCTACCGCTCCGAGGCTCGGATCGTGGCGGCGCACCTGGGCAACGACGCCGGCCTCGTGGGCGCGGCCGACCTCGCTCGGCTCAGAGCGCGGCGCCGTCGTCCGGCCAGTCCGGGTTACTCGGTCCGCGGTCCGGCAGTCGCGCGATCAGGTAGACGACGGCGACGACGACCGCGATGA
- a CDS encoding alpha/beta hydrolase, protein MSDSSPHATSPVRPGAEPFFAPGGRVGVLLSHGFTGSPASMVPWGRRLAEAGHTVAVPRLPGHGTTWQEMNTTTWRDWYGELDTALTDLRSQCEFVAVCGLSMGGALALRLAEQRPEEVDALVLVNPAIALQRRDLKLVPLLSRVLPSMPGVGNDIKLTGQDEVAYDRMPLKAMASQLQLWRDVRENLDRVTAPLLMFRSTEDHVVDATTAGLVMKGVSSPERELVELGDSYHVATLDHDAEFIMERSAQFLADHAPVA, encoded by the coding sequence ATGTCCGACTCCAGCCCACACGCCACCTCCCCCGTCCGGCCGGGCGCCGAACCGTTCTTCGCCCCCGGCGGCCGCGTCGGCGTCCTGCTGAGCCACGGCTTCACCGGGTCGCCGGCCTCGATGGTCCCGTGGGGTCGCCGGCTGGCCGAGGCGGGCCACACGGTCGCGGTACCGCGTCTCCCCGGCCACGGCACCACGTGGCAGGAGATGAACACCACCACGTGGCGCGACTGGTACGGCGAGCTCGACACCGCCCTGACCGACCTGCGCTCGCAGTGCGAGTTCGTCGCGGTGTGCGGCCTGTCGATGGGCGGGGCCCTGGCGCTGCGCCTGGCCGAGCAGCGTCCCGAGGAGGTCGACGCGCTCGTGCTGGTCAACCCGGCGATCGCGCTGCAGCGCCGCGACCTCAAGCTCGTTCCGCTGCTCAGTCGCGTGCTGCCGTCGATGCCCGGGGTCGGCAACGACATCAAGCTCACCGGGCAGGACGAGGTCGCCTACGACCGGATGCCCCTCAAGGCGATGGCCTCGCAGCTGCAGCTGTGGCGCGACGTCCGCGAGAACCTCGACCGGGTCACCGCGCCCCTGCTGATGTTCCGCTCCACCGAGGACCACGTCGTCGACGCGACCACGGCCGGACTGGTGATGAAGGGCGTCTCCTCCCCCGAGCGCGAGCTGGTCGAGCTCGGCGACAGCTACCACGTCGCCACGCTGGATCATGATGCGGAGTTCATCATGGAGAGGTCGGCGCAGTTCCTCGCCGACCACGCGCCCGTCGCGTGA
- a CDS encoding lysophospholipid acyltransferase family protein produces the protein MFYWFLKFLALGPVLKLIFRPWAEGTENVPREGAVILASNHLSYSDWLFMPLVIPRRVTFVAKAEYFEGTGLKGFLQRQFFSGSGQVPIDRSSGSAAAGAIRTQLRLLADGEVCGIYPEGTRSHDGKLYRGRTGVARLALEAKVPVIPVAVINTDVVAPPGRIFGRYARPGVRFGKPLDFSRYEGMQDDRYILRAITDEILYEIMNLSGQEYVDLYAPDAKKRDKELERQAAKERDKAEADEVWEEITE, from the coding sequence GTGTTCTATTGGTTCCTGAAGTTCCTGGCGCTGGGTCCCGTGCTCAAGCTGATCTTCAGGCCGTGGGCCGAGGGCACCGAGAACGTCCCGCGCGAGGGCGCCGTGATCCTGGCCAGCAACCACCTCTCGTACAGCGACTGGCTGTTCATGCCGCTCGTCATCCCACGGCGCGTCACGTTCGTCGCCAAGGCCGAGTACTTCGAGGGAACCGGGCTGAAGGGCTTCCTGCAGCGCCAGTTCTTCTCGGGCTCGGGCCAGGTCCCGATCGACCGCTCCAGCGGCAGTGCGGCCGCGGGCGCGATCCGCACGCAGCTGCGCCTCCTGGCCGACGGCGAGGTGTGCGGGATCTACCCCGAGGGCACCCGCTCGCACGACGGCAAGCTGTACCGAGGGCGCACCGGCGTGGCGCGCCTCGCCCTGGAGGCGAAGGTGCCGGTGATCCCCGTCGCGGTGATCAACACCGACGTCGTCGCCCCTCCCGGCCGCATCTTCGGCCGCTATGCCCGCCCCGGCGTGCGGTTCGGCAAGCCGCTGGACTTCTCGCGCTACGAGGGCATGCAGGACGACCGCTACATCCTGCGCGCGATCACCGACGAGATCCTCTACGAGATCATGAACCTCTCCGGCCAGGAGTACGTCGACCTCTACGCCCCCGACGCCAAGAAGCGCGACAAGGAGCTGGAGCGCCAGGCTGCCAAGGAGCGTGACAAGGCCGAGGCCGACGAGGTCTGGGAAGAGATCACCGAGTAG
- a CDS encoding class II 3-deoxy-7-phosphoheptulonate synthase, with protein MSIPSLEELRAIGAAQQPTYPDLDARDRAVEKLGKMPPLVFAGECDSLRDKMAAVARGEAFLLQGGDCAETFEGVTAENVRNKLRVLLSMAVVLTYAASVPVVKVGRLAGQYAKPRSSDTETRDGVTLPAYRGDAVNGFDFTPEARHPDPQRLLDVYHASSATLNLARAFTTGGYADLRQMHAWNTDFVRNSPVGERYERIGDEIDRALAFMDAIGSDPDELHTVDFYSSHEALVLEYEHALTRIDSRTNLPYDVSGHFVWIGERTRQLDGAHVELLSRIANPIGVKLGPTSTADDALALYEKLNPEHVPGKVTFITRFGAEKIRDLLPTLVEKVTAAGAEVAWVTDPMHGNTFATDNGYKTREFDAVIDEVRGFFEVHRALGTWPGGLHVELTGDDVTECLGGGMKLSAQDLEHRYETLCDPRLNRAQSLELAFLVAEMLAGRS; from the coding sequence GTGAGCATTCCCAGCCTGGAAGAACTGCGTGCGATCGGCGCTGCCCAGCAGCCGACGTACCCCGACCTCGACGCGCGTGATCGTGCGGTCGAGAAGCTGGGCAAGATGCCGCCGCTGGTCTTCGCGGGTGAGTGCGACTCCCTGCGCGACAAGATGGCGGCCGTGGCCCGGGGCGAGGCGTTCCTCCTCCAGGGCGGCGACTGCGCCGAGACCTTCGAGGGCGTCACCGCCGAGAACGTCCGCAACAAGCTGCGGGTCCTGCTCTCGATGGCCGTCGTCCTGACCTACGCCGCGAGCGTGCCGGTGGTCAAGGTCGGCCGCCTCGCCGGTCAGTACGCCAAGCCGCGCTCCAGCGACACCGAGACCCGTGACGGCGTCACGCTGCCGGCCTACCGCGGCGACGCGGTCAACGGCTTCGACTTCACGCCCGAGGCGCGTCACCCCGACCCGCAGCGGCTGCTCGACGTCTACCACGCGTCCAGCGCCACGCTGAACCTCGCGCGCGCCTTCACCACCGGCGGCTACGCCGACCTGCGCCAGATGCACGCGTGGAACACCGACTTCGTGCGCAACAGCCCTGTGGGCGAGCGCTACGAGCGCATCGGCGACGAGATCGATCGTGCCCTCGCGTTCATGGACGCGATCGGCTCGGATCCCGACGAGCTGCACACGGTCGACTTCTACTCCTCGCACGAGGCTCTCGTGCTCGAGTACGAGCACGCCCTCACGCGCATCGACTCGCGCACCAACCTGCCCTACGACGTCTCGGGCCACTTCGTGTGGATCGGCGAGCGCACCCGCCAGCTGGACGGCGCCCACGTCGAGCTGCTGAGCCGCATCGCCAACCCGATCGGCGTGAAGCTCGGCCCCACGAGCACCGCCGACGACGCGCTCGCGCTCTACGAGAAGCTCAACCCCGAGCACGTGCCGGGCAAGGTCACCTTCATCACCCGCTTCGGCGCCGAGAAGATCCGCGACCTGCTGCCCACGCTCGTGGAGAAGGTCACGGCCGCGGGCGCCGAGGTCGCGTGGGTCACCGATCCCATGCACGGCAACACGTTCGCCACCGACAACGGCTACAAGACGCGCGAGTTCGACGCCGTCATCGACGAGGTCCGCGGCTTCTTCGAGGTCCACCGGGCGCTCGGCACGTGGCCGGGCGGCCTGCACGTCGAGCTCACCGGTGACGACGTCACCGAGTGCCTCGGCGGCGGGATGAAGCTGTCCGCGCAGGACCTGGAGCACCGCTACGAGACCCTGTGCGACCCACGCCTCAACCGCGCGCAGTCGCTGGAGCTCGCGTTCCTCGTCGCCGAGATGCTCGCCGGCCGCTCGTGA
- the pknB gene encoding Stk1 family PASTA domain-containing Ser/Thr kinase gives MTLTDDDALVGRTLDQRYVIHERIARGGMASVFRATDLRLDRIVAVKIMHPDSDLEDNPERFVREAQSAAKLNHRGIVSVYDQGVDGETIYLVMEYVPGRTLRDVLREEAPMPPRRALSYLEPVLMALSAAHDAGLIHRDIKPENVLISTTGEVKLADFGLARAISNESTFDGVLVGTVSYLAPEVITHQGADPRTDVYACGAMLFEMLTGSKPHTGDSPLAVAHLHVNEDVAAPSTLQPGIPPYLDALVRRAMTRDRGRRSPDARVLLHQLRQVQRALAAGLADDPELTQDLLPGSGPTPAEFPTLDGAPADVEMTTPVTSLYDIGREQPTAAVHEPTTTFGGAVVATRPAASAVAEAPSGRRRRGPVLLLVALAALAATAVLGWYLAIGRYETVPNLVSLDQAEAVKTAEAAGFTVDMGTPAYSEVVEKGAVVSTDPDAGSRLLPDEAITLVVSKGKERYEIPNIQGRTLSEAETILGSLNLRVGEVTQQFSDKIPTDGIVKSTSHKVGDRVKRDTAVDLVVSKGPKPIEIADHTGDPADEARADLEQQGFVVRTVEQFSNTVKKGVVISQTPSAGTGVRGDTIALTVSKGPESVAVPDLRGMTEAEARAAVSAVGLKLNAAKNPFSGDDARVQYQMTDAGKKVKPGSTVTVFLS, from the coding sequence ATGACGCTCACGGATGACGACGCACTGGTCGGGCGCACGCTCGACCAGCGTTACGTGATCCACGAACGCATCGCCCGCGGCGGCATGGCCAGCGTCTTCCGTGCCACCGACCTGCGTCTCGACCGGATCGTCGCGGTGAAGATCATGCACCCCGACAGCGACCTCGAGGACAATCCCGAGCGCTTCGTCCGCGAGGCGCAGTCGGCGGCGAAGCTCAATCACCGCGGCATCGTCTCGGTCTACGACCAGGGCGTCGACGGCGAGACGATCTACCTCGTCATGGAGTACGTCCCGGGCCGCACCCTGCGCGACGTGCTGCGCGAGGAGGCGCCCATGCCTCCGCGGCGGGCGCTGTCCTACCTCGAGCCGGTGCTGATGGCCCTGTCGGCCGCGCACGACGCGGGTCTGATCCACCGCGACATCAAGCCCGAGAACGTCCTCATCTCCACCACGGGCGAGGTGAAGCTGGCCGACTTCGGCCTGGCCCGCGCGATCAGCAACGAGTCCACCTTCGACGGCGTCCTCGTGGGCACCGTCTCCTACCTCGCTCCCGAGGTGATCACCCACCAGGGCGCCGATCCGCGCACCGACGTCTACGCGTGCGGCGCGATGCTGTTCGAGATGCTCACCGGCTCCAAGCCGCACACGGGCGACTCGCCCCTGGCCGTGGCCCACCTGCACGTCAACGAGGACGTCGCCGCGCCCTCCACGCTGCAGCCGGGCATCCCGCCCTACCTCGACGCGCTCGTCCGCCGGGCCATGACACGCGACCGAGGGCGCCGCTCCCCCGACGCCCGGGTCCTGCTGCACCAGCTGCGCCAGGTGCAGCGCGCGCTGGCAGCGGGCCTCGCGGACGATCCCGAGCTCACCCAGGACCTCCTCCCTGGGTCCGGCCCCACGCCCGCCGAGTTCCCGACGCTCGACGGCGCGCCCGCCGACGTCGAGATGACCACTCCGGTCACCTCCCTCTACGACATCGGCCGCGAGCAGCCCACCGCCGCCGTCCACGAGCCCACCACCACCTTCGGCGGGGCCGTCGTCGCCACCCGTCCGGCCGCGTCGGCCGTCGCCGAGGCGCCCTCCGGCCGGCGGCGCCGCGGCCCGGTCCTGCTGCTGGTGGCGCTGGCCGCTCTCGCTGCCACGGCCGTGCTCGGCTGGTACCTCGCGATCGGGCGCTACGAGACCGTCCCCAACCTCGTCTCCCTCGACCAGGCCGAGGCCGTCAAGACCGCCGAGGCCGCCGGCTTCACCGTCGACATGGGCACCCCCGCGTACTCCGAGGTCGTCGAGAAGGGCGCGGTCGTGTCGACCGACCCCGACGCCGGCTCGCGACTCCTGCCCGACGAGGCGATCACGCTGGTGGTCTCCAAGGGCAAGGAGCGGTACGAGATCCCCAACATCCAGGGCCGCACGCTGTCGGAGGCCGAGACGATCCTGGGCTCCCTGAACCTGCGGGTGGGCGAGGTCACCCAGCAGTTCAGCGACAAGATCCCGACCGACGGCATCGTGAAGTCCACCAGCCACAAGGTCGGCGACCGGGTCAAGCGCGACACCGCCGTCGACCTCGTCGTGAGCAAGGGCCCCAAGCCCATCGAGATCGCCGACCACACCGGCGACCCCGCCGACGAGGCGAGGGCCGACCTGGAGCAGCAGGGCTTCGTCGTCCGCACGGTCGAGCAGTTCAGCAACACCGTGAAGAAGGGCGTCGTGATCTCGCAGACGCCGTCCGCCGGCACCGGAGTGCGGGGCGACACGATCGCGCTCACGGTCTCCAAGGGACCCGAGTCGGTCGCCGTGCCCGACCTGCGCGGCATGACCGAGGCCGAGGCGCGCGCCGCCGTCTCGGCGGTGGGACTGAAGCTGAACGCCGCGAAGAACCCGTTCTCCGGGGACGACGCGCGCGTGCAGTACCAGATGACCGACGCCGGCAAGAAGGTCAAGCCGGGGTCGACCGTGACGGTCTTCCTGTCCTGA
- a CDS encoding polyprenyl synthetase family protein, producing the protein MNSPAADPTFRTAVARQLESFVEDQRELLTDLDPAVGDLVDAAVDFTAGGKLFRPTFCHAGWLLAGGAPADDRVAAAGAAFEWLQGSALVHDDLMDGSDTRRGRPSVHRDFEARHVAANGHGTADQFGARVAILVGDLMLSWADEHLRRAEPDARTARLWDACKSEVVSGQFLDVLAQTRDRLDVESAMHVIRFKSAKYTIERPLHVGAALAGGDDALLAQLTEVALPLGEAFQLRDDVLGVFGDPADTGKPTGDDLREGKRTVLVARTAQVCGDDRVLALLGTEEGVDELHELIASSGALAEVESDIDRLVGRSLRAIDAIGPSAAAVLEPLVDAAVRRVR; encoded by the coding sequence GTGAACAGCCCGGCAGCCGATCCCACCTTTCGGACAGCGGTCGCCCGACAGCTGGAGTCGTTCGTCGAGGACCAGCGAGAGCTGCTGACCGATCTGGACCCCGCCGTCGGCGACCTCGTCGACGCGGCCGTGGACTTCACCGCCGGGGGCAAGCTCTTCCGGCCCACCTTCTGCCACGCCGGCTGGCTGCTGGCCGGAGGCGCACCGGCGGACGATCGGGTCGCCGCCGCCGGTGCCGCGTTCGAGTGGCTCCAGGGCAGCGCCCTCGTGCACGACGACCTGATGGACGGATCGGACACCCGACGCGGCCGCCCGAGCGTCCACCGCGACTTCGAGGCACGCCACGTCGCGGCGAACGGCCACGGCACCGCCGACCAGTTCGGCGCCCGCGTGGCGATCCTCGTGGGCGACCTGATGCTGTCGTGGGCCGACGAGCACCTCCGGCGCGCCGAGCCCGACGCCCGCACGGCCCGCCTGTGGGACGCCTGCAAGTCCGAGGTCGTCTCGGGCCAGTTCCTCGACGTGCTGGCCCAGACGCGCGACCGGCTCGACGTCGAGAGCGCGATGCACGTGATCCGCTTCAAGTCGGCCAAGTACACGATCGAGCGGCCCTTGCACGTGGGCGCGGCGCTCGCCGGCGGGGACGACGCGCTGCTGGCCCAGCTCACCGAGGTCGCCCTCCCCCTGGGCGAGGCGTTCCAGCTGCGCGACGACGTGCTCGGCGTCTTCGGCGACCCGGCCGACACGGGCAAGCCGACCGGCGACGACCTGCGCGAGGGCAAGCGCACCGTGCTGGTCGCCCGCACCGCCCAGGTGTGCGGCGACGACCGCGTCCTGGCCCTGCTCGGCACCGAGGAAGGCGTGGACGAGCTGCACGAGCTCATCGCCTCCAGCGGCGCGCTGGCCGAGGTCGAATCGGACATCGATCGCCTCGTCGGCCGGTCGCTGCGCGCGATCGACGCGATCGGCCCGTCGGCGGCCGCGGTGCTCGAGCCGCTCGTCGACGCGGCCGTCCGACGCGTCCGCTGA